In one Takifugu flavidus isolate HTHZ2018 chromosome 9, ASM371156v2, whole genome shotgun sequence genomic region, the following are encoded:
- the LOC130531805 gene encoding LOW QUALITY PROTEIN: small ubiquitin-related modifier 3-like (The sequence of the model RefSeq protein was modified relative to this genomic sequence to represent the inferred CDS: inserted 1 base in 1 codon), whose protein sequence is MSEEKPKEGVKXNDHINLKVAGQDGSVVQFKIKRHTPLNKLMKAYCERQGLQIRQIRFRFDGQPINETDTPAQLEMEDEDTIDVFQQQTEGRC, encoded by the exons ATGTCAGAGGAAAAGCCAAAGGAGGGAGTCA AGAATGATCACATCAACCTCAAGGTTGCAGGGCAGGATGGTTCTGTGGTTCAGTTCAAAATCAAAAGGCACACACCCCTCAACAAACTCATGAAGGCTTACTGTGAACGACAGGGCCTTCAGATAAGGCAGATCAGATTCAGGTTTGATGGCCAGCCTATCAACGAGACAGATACACCTGCACAGCTGGAGATGGAAGATGAAGACACCATAGATGTAttccagcagcagacagaaggTCGCTGCTAA